A portion of the Shewanella sp. SNU WT4 genome contains these proteins:
- a CDS encoding pyruvate, water dikinase regulatory protein has product MSRKVFYISDGTAITAEIFGHAVLSQFPITFDALTIPFVETVQKAESVKKTINDSFITTGERPLVFHSIVKSEIRDIIYSSEGLDYDFLNTFVAPLEQQLGVQATPAMHRTHGKSNKSYDTRIDAINYAMDNDDGQTMKNMDNAEIILLGVSRCGKTPSSLYLSMQFGIKVANYPFTEDDMDSLRLPEDLKRNKHKLFGLTIEPSRLHEIRQSRLENSRYSSLRQCRIEVKEVEMLYKKERIPFLDTTNQSVEEIAAKILDMTGMKRHMF; this is encoded by the coding sequence ATGTCGCGTAAAGTATTTTATATATCAGATGGGACGGCGATCACAGCCGAGATTTTTGGGCACGCAGTACTTTCCCAGTTTCCTATTACATTTGATGCACTTACAATTCCGTTTGTGGAGACAGTTCAGAAAGCAGAGTCGGTGAAGAAAACAATCAATGATAGTTTTATTACCACAGGTGAACGCCCTTTAGTGTTTCATTCCATCGTAAAATCGGAAATTCGCGACATAATCTACTCCAGCGAAGGCCTAGATTATGATTTTTTAAACACCTTTGTGGCACCACTTGAGCAACAATTAGGCGTTCAAGCAACACCAGCTATGCATCGCACCCATGGTAAAAGCAATAAAAGCTATGACACCCGTATTGATGCGATTAATTACGCCATGGATAACGATGATGGCCAAACCATGAAAAACATGGATAACGCCGAAATTATCTTGCTTGGCGTATCGCGCTGCGGCAAAACGCCATCTAGCTTGTACTTATCCATGCAATTTGGCATTAAAGTCGCCAACTACCCTTTCACAGAAGATGATATGGATAGCTTACGATTACCTGAAGATCTTAAACGTAATAAACATAAGTTATTCGGCTTAACCATAGAACCCAGCCGTTTACATGAAATACGCCAAAGTCGTCTTGAAAATAGCCGTTATTCATCGCTGCGCCAATGTCGTATTGAAGTCAAAGAAGTGGAAATGCTTTATAAAAAGGAACGCATTCCTTTTTTGGATACCACCAATCAATCCGTTGAAGAAATTGCCGCCAAAATTTTAGATATGACAGGAATGAAACGTCATATGTTTTAG